One region of Bacillus pumilus genomic DNA includes:
- the pyc gene encoding pyruvate carboxylase: MSQRTIQKVLVANRGEIAIRVFRACTELNLRTVAIYSKEDSGSYHRYKADEAYLVGEGKKPIDAYLDIEGIIEIAKRNDVDAIHPGYGFLSENIHFARRCEEEGIQFIGPTSQHLDMFGDKVKAREEAKKAGIPVIPGSDGPVDSAEEVEKFGEEYGYPFIIKASLGGGGRGMRIVRSKEELNEGYDRAKSEAKAAFGNDEVYVEKLIENPKHIEVQVIGDNHGNIIHLYERDCSVQRRHQKVIEVAPSVSLTDQLREDICEAAVKLARNVSYINAGTVEFLVTNGEFYFIEVNPRVQVEHTITEMITGVDIVQTQILVAKGHDLHSNEVGIPKQEDIFTHGFAIQSRVTTEDPLNDFMPDTGKIMAYRSGGGFGVRLDTGNSFQGAVITPYYDSLLVKLSTWALTFDQAAAKMVRNLQEFRIRGIKTNIPFLENVAKHEKFLKGEYDTSFIDSTPELFNFPKQKDRGTKMLTYIGNVTINGFPGIAEKKKPHFDKPVVPKLPLKQEMPSGTKQLLDAHGPEGLANWVKEQKSVLLTDTTFRDAHQSLLATRFRTHDLKKVAQPTAGLWPELFSMEMWGGATFDVAYRFLKEDPWQRLKELRQEVPNTLFQMLLRSSNAVGYTNYADNVIKAFVKESAEAGIDVFRIFDSLNWVKGMTLAIDSVRESGKVAEAAICYTGDILDPSRPKYDLKYYVSLAKELESAGAHILGIKDMAGLLKPQAAYELVSALKDELTIPIHLHTHDTSGNGLFTYARAIDAGVDIVDVAVSSMAGLTSQPSASSLYYALDGHERKPDMNVQSVEHLSQYWDSVRKYYREFESGMNSPHTEIYEHEMPGGQYSNLQQQAKGVGLGDRWNEVKEMYRRVNDMFGDIVKVTPSSKVVGDMALYMVQNDLTEEDVYEKGATLDFPDSVVELFKGYLGQPHGGFPEKLQKLILKGEEPLTVRPGEKLKPVDFEAIQQQFKESHDLTLTEQDAIAYALYPKVFSEFVQTAESYGDISVLDTPTFFYGMRLGEEIEVEIEKGKTLIVKLVSIGEPNPDATRVLYFELNGQPREVVIKDESIKSSVQEKMKADRSNPNHIAASMPGTVIKVLVEKGQKISQGEHLMINEAMKMETTVQAPFTAVVDEIHVTHGEPIQTGDLLIVLKPE, translated from the coding sequence ATGTCACAGAGAACAATTCAAAAGGTTCTAGTTGCAAACAGAGGGGAAATTGCTATCAGAGTCTTCAGGGCCTGTACGGAGCTCAATTTACGTACAGTAGCCATTTATTCCAAAGAAGACTCGGGCTCTTATCATCGCTATAAAGCCGATGAAGCATATCTAGTTGGAGAAGGGAAAAAGCCGATTGATGCCTACCTTGATATCGAGGGGATCATCGAAATTGCAAAACGAAATGACGTGGATGCGATTCATCCAGGATACGGATTTTTATCTGAAAACATTCATTTTGCAAGACGATGCGAAGAGGAAGGCATTCAATTTATCGGCCCAACTTCTCAACATTTAGATATGTTTGGAGATAAAGTAAAGGCAAGAGAAGAAGCGAAAAAAGCTGGAATTCCAGTCATTCCAGGAAGTGATGGACCAGTTGATTCGGCCGAAGAAGTCGAAAAATTCGGTGAAGAATACGGTTACCCGTTTATTATTAAAGCTTCACTAGGCGGCGGCGGCCGGGGTATGCGGATTGTCAGATCAAAAGAGGAGCTGAATGAAGGCTATGACCGTGCAAAGTCAGAGGCGAAAGCTGCTTTTGGAAATGACGAAGTATATGTTGAGAAACTGATTGAAAATCCGAAACATATTGAAGTGCAGGTGATTGGTGATAATCACGGCAATATCATTCATTTATATGAGCGTGACTGCTCTGTCCAAAGGCGTCATCAAAAAGTCATTGAAGTTGCGCCAAGTGTATCTCTTACAGATCAATTACGTGAGGACATCTGCGAAGCGGCTGTTAAGCTGGCTCGAAATGTGTCGTATATTAACGCTGGGACTGTAGAATTCCTAGTCACAAATGGTGAGTTTTATTTTATTGAAGTCAATCCTAGGGTACAGGTGGAACACACGATCACAGAAATGATCACAGGTGTCGATATCGTACAAACCCAAATTCTTGTCGCAAAGGGTCATGATCTCCATAGCAATGAAGTCGGAATACCAAAGCAAGAAGATATCTTCACACATGGTTTTGCCATTCAATCAAGGGTTACAACAGAAGATCCTTTAAATGATTTTATGCCAGACACAGGGAAAATTATGGCCTACCGTTCAGGCGGGGGATTTGGTGTACGACTTGATACAGGGAACAGCTTTCAAGGTGCAGTCATTACACCTTATTACGATTCACTATTGGTCAAGCTGTCCACATGGGCGCTCACATTTGACCAAGCGGCTGCTAAAATGGTTCGAAACTTACAGGAATTCAGGATTCGCGGAATTAAAACAAACATTCCGTTTCTTGAAAACGTGGCAAAGCATGAGAAGTTTCTAAAAGGGGAATACGATACGTCGTTTATCGATTCAACGCCAGAGCTATTTAATTTCCCTAAGCAAAAAGACCGTGGAACGAAGATGCTGACTTATATTGGTAACGTGACCATTAATGGATTCCCTGGTATTGCGGAGAAAAAGAAGCCTCATTTTGACAAGCCTGTTGTACCGAAGCTTCCTCTCAAGCAAGAGATGCCATCTGGGACTAAACAATTGTTAGATGCGCATGGACCTGAGGGCCTTGCCAATTGGGTGAAAGAACAAAAGAGCGTCCTTTTAACAGATACAACCTTTAGGGACGCGCATCAGTCTCTGCTTGCGACCCGCTTCAGAACTCATGATTTAAAGAAAGTAGCCCAGCCAACAGCAGGTTTATGGCCAGAGCTGTTTAGTATGGAAATGTGGGGCGGTGCTACATTTGATGTTGCGTACCGTTTCTTAAAAGAAGATCCTTGGCAGCGATTAAAAGAGCTTCGCCAAGAAGTGCCAAACACGTTGTTCCAAATGCTTTTAAGATCATCAAACGCTGTCGGATATACAAACTATGCGGATAATGTGATTAAAGCATTTGTAAAGGAATCTGCCGAGGCAGGCATTGACGTGTTCCGTATTTTCGATAGCTTAAACTGGGTCAAAGGCATGACACTTGCCATTGATTCTGTTCGTGAATCAGGCAAAGTGGCAGAGGCAGCCATTTGTTATACGGGGGACATTCTCGATCCATCTCGTCCGAAATATGATCTTAAGTACTATGTATCTCTTGCGAAAGAGCTTGAATCTGCCGGTGCACATATTTTAGGTATTAAAGATATGGCGGGATTATTAAAGCCGCAGGCAGCTTATGAGTTAGTCTCTGCTTTAAAAGATGAACTCACAATCCCTATCCATCTTCATACACATGACACGAGTGGAAATGGACTGTTCACCTATGCAAGGGCAATTGATGCAGGTGTTGATATTGTCGATGTGGCCGTCAGCTCTATGGCAGGACTCACATCGCAGCCAAGCGCAAGCTCACTGTACTATGCTTTAGATGGGCATGAAAGAAAGCCAGACATGAACGTCCAATCTGTCGAACACCTTTCTCAATATTGGGATTCTGTTAGAAAATACTACCGTGAATTCGAAAGCGGCATGAATTCACCTCATACAGAAATTTATGAGCATGAAATGCCTGGCGGACAGTATAGTAACTTGCAGCAGCAGGCGAAAGGTGTCGGACTTGGTGACCGCTGGAACGAAGTAAAAGAAATGTACAGACGTGTGAATGACATGTTTGGTGATATTGTGAAGGTGACACCTTCCTCTAAAGTAGTCGGAGACATGGCACTTTATATGGTGCAAAATGATTTAACAGAGGAAGATGTCTATGAAAAAGGAGCAACTTTAGACTTCCCTGATTCTGTTGTGGAGCTATTTAAAGGCTATTTAGGCCAGCCGCATGGCGGGTTCCCTGAAAAATTGCAAAAGCTGATTTTAAAAGGAGAAGAACCGCTCACTGTCAGACCTGGTGAAAAGCTGAAGCCAGTTGACTTTGAAGCTATTCAGCAGCAGTTCAAAGAATCTCATGACCTGACGCTGACAGAGCAAGATGCGATTGCGTATGCCTTATATCCGAAAGTCTTTTCTGAATTTGTCCAAACAGCAGAAAGCTATGGAGACATCTCTGTTCTTGACACACCAACGTTCTTCTACGGGATGAGGCTTGGTGAAGAGATTGAGGTAGAAATCGAAAAAGGAAAAACCCTCATTGTTAAACTCGTGTCAATTGGAGAACCGAATCCAGATGCCACAAGAGTTCTTTACTTTGAGCTAAATGGACAGCCGCGTGAAGTCGTGATTAAGGATGAAAGCATCAAATCATCCGTTCAAGAAAAAATGAAGGCGGACCGTTCAAATCCAAATCACATTGCCGCATCAATGCCAGGCACTGTCATCAAAGTGCTCGTGGAAAAAGGACAGAAAATCTCGCAAGGTGAGCATTTGATGATCAATGAAGCCATGAAAATGGAGACGACTGTACAAGCCCCATTCACTGCGGTCGTAGATGAAATACATGTGACACATGGAGAACCGATTCAAACCGGAGATCTGCTGATTGTTTTAAAGCCTGAATAA
- a CDS encoding cryptochrome/photolyase family protein — MEIVVIWFRRDMRLDDHIALSKAITYAKKHEYKLLALYHLDPFFTEMEMDINNEHFFQNLAHFVKEARESQVYVHLLHDDVLRAFQQVMEVYDIKAVFFNEDEVGIGQRRDKQVTDFLEKKGIHVSTWQDTHLHGARDILKADGSHYQVFTPYYQSWRKQEKQPVIKVDKSFFSSEHTICDEPLSQKGNDKLRELIKGCSRKFDQIGSDKAMNTLHQFIQKRLTRYHEKRDIPSVFGTSKLSRFLKTGTISIRTIFHAIYEEALYEDEGRETFIKELAWRDFYHMIYAHYPEMKEKEINSAFQGMKWNEDETLFEAWCKGETGFPLVDAGMRQLNEEGWMHNRLRMVTASFLTKDYLIDWRKGESYFAKKLVDYDEASNIGGFQWAASVGTDAVPYFRIFNPTTQSKRFDPSGELIRKYVPELERVDEKWIHEPSKMPIDEQLKSGCVLGDTYPLPAVDHQERRKKAISLFEEAKQQ; from the coding sequence TTGGAAATTGTCGTGATTTGGTTTCGCCGAGATATGCGATTGGATGATCATATCGCCTTGTCAAAAGCGATCACTTATGCAAAAAAACACGAGTACAAATTGTTGGCTCTTTATCATCTAGATCCATTCTTTACTGAAATGGAAATGGATATAAATAACGAACATTTCTTTCAAAACTTGGCGCATTTCGTCAAGGAAGCGAGAGAATCTCAAGTGTATGTTCACCTTCTCCATGATGATGTCCTGCGCGCCTTTCAGCAGGTCATGGAAGTGTATGACATCAAAGCCGTCTTTTTTAATGAAGATGAGGTGGGGATCGGTCAAAGGCGTGACAAGCAAGTAACCGATTTTTTAGAAAAGAAGGGCATTCATGTGTCAACATGGCAAGATACACACCTTCACGGGGCGCGAGATATTTTAAAAGCAGATGGGTCACATTATCAAGTGTTTACTCCATACTATCAATCATGGCGTAAGCAAGAAAAGCAGCCTGTGATAAAAGTTGACAAATCATTTTTTAGCAGCGAGCATACGATTTGTGATGAGCCACTTTCGCAAAAAGGAAATGATAAACTGCGAGAATTGATAAAGGGCTGCTCAAGGAAGTTTGATCAAATCGGCTCAGACAAAGCGATGAACACGCTTCATCAATTTATCCAAAAAAGATTAACGCGTTACCATGAGAAACGAGATATTCCGTCTGTTTTTGGAACGAGCAAGCTGTCGCGGTTCTTAAAAACAGGCACTATTTCGATTCGAACAATCTTTCATGCGATATATGAAGAAGCACTCTATGAAGACGAGGGCAGAGAGACTTTTATCAAAGAGCTGGCATGGCGTGATTTTTATCATATGATTTATGCGCATTATCCTGAGATGAAAGAAAAAGAAATCAATTCGGCGTTTCAAGGAATGAAATGGAATGAAGATGAGACGCTGTTTGAAGCTTGGTGTAAAGGAGAAACAGGCTTTCCGCTCGTTGATGCAGGGATGAGACAGTTAAATGAGGAGGGCTGGATGCATAACCGCTTGCGGATGGTTACAGCTTCATTTTTAACAAAGGATTATTTGATTGATTGGAGAAAGGGCGAATCGTATTTTGCAAAAAAACTTGTGGATTATGATGAGGCGTCAAATATCGGAGGATTTCAGTGGGCAGCCTCCGTCGGAACAGATGCGGTGCCGTACTTCCGTATTTTCAACCCGACCACTCAGTCAAAGCGATTTGATCCGAGCGGGGAATTGATTAGAAAATATGTACCAGAGCTAGAGCGTGTCGATGAAAAATGGATTCATGAACCAAGTAAAATGCCGATTGATGAGCAATTGAAATCGGGTTGTGTGCTAGGTGATACATATCCGCTGCCGGCAGTTGACCACCAGGAAAGACGCAAAAAAGCCATTTCGCTATTTGAAGAAGCAAAACAACAATAA
- a CDS encoding FtsW/RodA/SpoVE family cell cycle protein — MLKRMLKSYDYSLLFAIILISAFGLVMVYSSSMITSVIRYDAAPDNFFKKQLLFMIVGAVILLFTALVPYQLFSNKKFQIGMLLLSVFSLIYVYFGGHIAGNARSWIKVGPFSLQPAEFVKIVVIIYLAAVYAKKQHYIDHILRGVTPPIVIVSILCGFIILQPDYGTAFIIGMIALAMILCSGFSGKTLAKLLALFSAVMVIVTPFIILFWDKIFTQNRLGRFESFQDPFKDAGDTGHQLINSYYAIGSGGFFGLGLGESVQKYGYLPEPHTDFIMAIISEELGFFGVFFVLALLGFIVVKGFYIARKCEDPFGSLLAIGISSMIAIQTCINLGGVSGLISITGVTLPFISYGGSSIILLSGCMGILLNISMFTEYKERYKKKKSMSKPSVQKNGLQKTLNL; from the coding sequence ATGTTAAAGAGAATGCTAAAATCGTATGACTACTCATTATTGTTCGCCATTATTTTAATTAGCGCATTCGGTTTGGTCATGGTGTATAGCTCAAGTATGATTACATCTGTGATTAGATACGATGCCGCGCCAGATAATTTTTTTAAGAAACAGCTTTTATTTATGATCGTTGGAGCCGTCATCCTGCTCTTTACAGCATTAGTTCCATATCAGCTGTTTTCAAATAAGAAATTTCAAATCGGTATGCTGCTGCTATCCGTTTTTTCCCTCATCTATGTGTACTTTGGCGGTCATATTGCAGGGAACGCAAGAAGCTGGATTAAAGTAGGCCCATTCAGTCTTCAGCCAGCGGAATTTGTGAAGATTGTCGTTATTATTTATCTTGCTGCTGTGTATGCAAAAAAGCAGCATTATATTGATCATATTTTACGAGGAGTCACACCTCCAATCGTGATTGTTTCAATCTTATGCGGATTTATCATTTTGCAGCCAGACTATGGGACAGCCTTTATCATTGGCATGATTGCTCTTGCGATGATTTTATGCTCAGGGTTTAGCGGGAAAACACTTGCGAAGCTGCTGGCGTTATTTAGTGCCGTGATGGTCATCGTAACCCCATTTATTATTCTGTTCTGGGATAAAATATTCACGCAAAATCGCCTCGGGCGTTTTGAGAGTTTCCAAGATCCCTTTAAAGATGCAGGAGATACTGGACATCAATTGATTAATTCCTATTACGCCATTGGATCAGGCGGCTTTTTTGGACTGGGTCTAGGAGAAAGCGTTCAAAAGTACGGGTATCTTCCAGAGCCGCACACAGATTTTATCATGGCAATCATTTCAGAAGAGCTTGGCTTTTTCGGCGTATTTTTTGTACTCGCTCTCCTTGGCTTCATCGTCGTGAAAGGTTTTTATATTGCAAGAAAGTGTGAAGATCCATTTGGAAGTTTGCTTGCAATAGGAATTTCCTCCATGATTGCGATCCAAACATGCATTAATTTAGGCGGTGTTTCAGGTCTGATTTCGATTACTGGGGTCACTCTTCCGTTTATTAGCTACGGGGGATCGTCCATCATTTTACTGAGCGGTTGTATGGGAATATTGCTGAATATCAGCATGTTTACTGAATATAAAGAGCGTTACAAAAAGAAAAAATCAATGAGCAAGCCATCAGTTCAAAAAAATGGATTGCAGAAAACTTTGAATCTTTAG